One stretch of Burkholderia pyrrocinia DNA includes these proteins:
- a CDS encoding c-type cytochrome — translation MKKRMLLLAVLVVAGALLALYGPALLGFYRLQHHIDTTAQADDADGGPWPRVTDACMGCHGVKGTSLSQAYPSLAGQPAQYVAAQLRAFASGQRANPTMGPLAMTMSEAEIAHLAGYYAKQAPADNRYFKPDARLRAKGEQLVTGGACAACHGARLTGQAQFPRLAGQGYDYLLAQLDAFANGSRSEATGTMQRVAQALSADDRAAVATYLASVGPGKQ, via the coding sequence ATGAAGAAACGCATGCTGCTTCTCGCGGTGCTCGTGGTGGCGGGCGCGCTGCTGGCCCTCTACGGCCCTGCGCTGCTCGGCTTCTATCGCCTGCAGCACCATATCGATACGACGGCGCAAGCCGACGACGCCGACGGCGGCCCGTGGCCGCGCGTGACCGACGCGTGCATGGGCTGCCACGGCGTGAAGGGCACGTCGCTCAGCCAGGCATATCCGAGCCTCGCCGGCCAGCCGGCCCAATACGTCGCCGCGCAGCTGCGCGCGTTCGCGAGCGGGCAACGGGCGAACCCGACGATGGGCCCGCTCGCGATGACCATGAGCGAAGCGGAGATCGCCCATCTGGCCGGTTACTACGCGAAACAGGCGCCGGCGGACAACCGCTATTTCAAACCGGATGCACGACTGCGCGCGAAGGGCGAGCAACTGGTGACGGGCGGCGCGTGTGCGGCCTGCCACGGCGCGCGGCTGACGGGGCAGGCGCAGTTTCCGCGTCTGGCCGGGCAGGGCTACGACTACCTGCTCGCGCAGCTCGACGCGTTCGCGAACGGCTCGCGCAGCGAGGCCACGGGCACGATGCAGCGCGTCGCGCAGGCGCTGTCGGCGGACGATCGCGCGGCGGTCGCGACCTATCTCGCGAGTGTCGGCCCCGGCAAACAGTGA
- a CDS encoding phytanoyl-CoA dioxygenase family protein: MDAAKRRAFFEDGAVLVEGVLNDEQLAQCRAVFDWGMENPGPMATTLLDGTEYKSHNDNANPYAKARLDELVGTLPFGQLFADLWGSKHVWYFAEELFMKGGGKSARSPWHQDTSYLPWQGMHFGNAWISFEAVPKRNALEIVRGSHHGVRHDGTTFQNADDPTDPLHGGDVWPRLPNIEAERRAAPGAYDIVSWETKPGDVLLLHPGVLHGGGAVDADFPDRHTLVLRFFGDDAVFSPLPDDSRSGFTPAGVLFVEELAALKAGDPFRAPCFRQLV; encoded by the coding sequence ATGGATGCAGCCAAACGCAGGGCTTTCTTCGAGGATGGTGCGGTTCTCGTCGAAGGCGTGCTCAACGACGAACAACTGGCGCAATGCCGCGCGGTGTTCGACTGGGGGATGGAGAACCCGGGCCCGATGGCGACGACGCTGCTCGACGGCACCGAGTACAAGTCGCACAACGACAACGCGAACCCGTATGCGAAGGCACGGCTCGACGAACTCGTCGGCACGCTGCCGTTCGGGCAGTTGTTCGCCGACCTGTGGGGCTCGAAGCACGTGTGGTACTTCGCGGAGGAGCTGTTCATGAAGGGCGGCGGCAAGAGCGCGCGCTCGCCGTGGCACCAGGACACGTCGTACCTGCCATGGCAGGGGATGCACTTCGGCAACGCATGGATCAGCTTCGAGGCCGTGCCGAAGCGCAATGCGCTGGAGATCGTACGCGGTTCGCATCACGGCGTGCGCCACGACGGCACCACGTTCCAGAATGCCGACGACCCGACCGACCCGCTCCATGGCGGCGACGTGTGGCCGCGCCTGCCGAACATCGAAGCCGAACGCCGCGCGGCGCCGGGTGCGTACGACATCGTCTCGTGGGAAACGAAGCCGGGCGACGTGCTGCTGCTCCATCCGGGCGTGCTGCACGGCGGTGGCGCGGTCGATGCGGATTTCCCCGATCGCCACACGCTGGTGCTGCGCTTCTTCGGCGACGACGCGGTGTTCAGCCCGCTGCCCGATGACAGCCGCTCGGGCTTCACGCCCGCCGGCGTGCTGTTCGTCGAGGAACTCGCCGCGTTGAAGGCAGGCGATCCGTTCCGGGCACCATGTTTCCGTCAACTCGTCTGA
- a CDS encoding RidA family protein, with product MAATPKRQSIVPPAFQPWYDAYHFSPATRVGDTIWVSGQVGLDAQMQPADGVQAQARIAFECLKMILEEAGASLADVVELTTFHTDLQRETEGFAAVKDEYFPNRYPSWTAVGVTQLALPGLCVEVRAVAVAGSGKD from the coding sequence ATGGCAGCTACCCCCAAGCGGCAATCGATCGTTCCGCCCGCATTCCAGCCGTGGTACGACGCGTACCACTTCTCGCCGGCGACGCGTGTCGGCGACACGATCTGGGTCTCGGGTCAGGTCGGCCTCGACGCGCAGATGCAGCCGGCGGACGGCGTGCAGGCGCAGGCGCGGATCGCGTTCGAGTGCCTGAAGATGATCCTCGAGGAGGCAGGCGCGAGCCTCGCCGACGTCGTCGAATTGACGACATTTCATACGGATCTGCAGCGCGAGACCGAGGGCTTTGCGGCAGTCAAGGACGAGTATTTCCCGAACCGCTATCCGTCCTGGACCGCGGTCGGCGTGACGCAACTGGCGCTGCCGGGCCTGTGCGTGGAGGTCCGCGCGGTAGCGGTGGCCGGTTCCGGCAAGGACTGA
- a CDS encoding DUF1329 domain-containing protein, with protein MKKHSFWAVSAIAAAACLAIGTAVAADDLTPAGADRTASKDGAVPAYAGKQSPDAGWEWGKVRADFWKHRNEKPLYSIDAANVDKYADKLSPGQVALIKQKKGYRMDVYPSHRECQLPDVAEQNSKANLTAAKLDSTGENLASAALPGVPFPQPKSGVEAILNYEMRYRGEGVEWAQVATAISPRPGGSDWIDAVGPQTFYFPSAKLGKRSPQDVDQLSAAVYFQMNSPAALAGQAFVQRQYFNKDSETYYYFPGQRRVRRMPAYTHDAPLIGFENQYLIDEANMFNGSLDRFNWKLVGKKEMIVPYNAFGMYKFKSKLHDVATPDGLAAANRRYETHRVWAVEATLKPSARHVASKKVFYLDEDSWLALVGEDYDAQGKLWKVRESYPIPVWELGGTCDNEPLAQYDMINGRYVFDASSIGQGKDIRWFGQADDPRFKSDFYTAESLRSVSER; from the coding sequence ATGAAGAAGCATAGTTTCTGGGCCGTGTCCGCGATCGCGGCCGCTGCATGTCTCGCGATCGGCACGGCCGTCGCGGCGGACGACCTGACACCGGCCGGCGCCGATCGAACGGCGAGCAAGGACGGCGCGGTGCCGGCCTATGCCGGTAAGCAATCGCCCGATGCGGGCTGGGAGTGGGGCAAGGTGCGCGCCGATTTCTGGAAGCACCGCAACGAGAAACCGCTCTACTCGATCGATGCCGCGAACGTCGACAAGTATGCGGACAAGCTGTCGCCCGGGCAGGTCGCGCTGATCAAGCAGAAGAAGGGCTACCGGATGGACGTCTACCCGTCCCATCGCGAATGTCAACTGCCGGACGTCGCCGAGCAGAACTCGAAGGCGAACCTCACTGCCGCGAAGCTGGATTCGACCGGCGAGAACCTCGCATCGGCCGCGTTGCCGGGCGTGCCGTTCCCGCAGCCGAAGAGCGGCGTGGAAGCGATCCTGAACTACGAGATGCGCTATCGCGGCGAAGGCGTCGAATGGGCGCAGGTCGCCACGGCCATTTCGCCGCGTCCGGGCGGCAGCGACTGGATCGACGCGGTCGGCCCGCAGACGTTCTACTTTCCGTCCGCCAAGCTCGGCAAGCGCTCGCCGCAGGATGTCGACCAGTTGAGCGCGGCCGTCTACTTCCAGATGAATTCGCCCGCCGCGCTCGCCGGGCAGGCCTTCGTCCAGCGGCAGTACTTCAACAAGGACTCGGAAACCTACTACTACTTCCCGGGCCAGCGGCGCGTGCGACGCATGCCGGCCTATACGCACGACGCACCGTTGATCGGGTTCGAGAACCAGTACCTGATCGACGAGGCGAACATGTTCAACGGCTCGCTCGACCGGTTCAACTGGAAGCTGGTCGGCAAGAAGGAAATGATCGTCCCGTACAACGCGTTCGGCATGTACAAGTTTAAGAGCAAGCTGCACGACGTCGCGACACCCGACGGCCTCGCCGCTGCGAACCGCCGTTACGAGACGCATCGCGTGTGGGCGGTCGAGGCGACGCTGAAGCCGAGCGCGCGGCACGTCGCGTCGAAGAAGGTGTTCTATCTCGACGAAGACAGTTGGCTCGCGCTCGTCGGCGAGGACTACGACGCGCAGGGCAAGTTGTGGAAGGTGCGGGAAAGCTACCCGATTCCGGTATGGGAGCTCGGCGGCACCTGCGACAACGAACCGCTCGCGCAGTACGACATGATCAACGGCCGCTATGTGTTCGATGCGTCGTCGATCGGCCAGGGCAAGGACATTCGCTGGTTCGGTCAGGCCGACGATCCGCGCTTCAAGTCGGATTTCTACACGGCGGAATCGCTGCGCTCGGTCAGCGAACGGTGA
- a CDS encoding DUF1302 domain-containing protein, producing the protein MESARLVRNATVSIAMAGAATSSAYAYDFTMGGGALQGSLVSNLTAGAGIRTKNPSCSLTGDPNAFGCGAGANTNQWGYADNGDLNYRKGQPFSTYISATSELLLKMPSEGLKFMVRGTGMYDFMAKNTNRTPLSSTAAAQVVYNAQLLDLWAQKDFTIGGRNAHVRLGNQVINWGESMFAQSGINATNSIDVQKLLIPGSQLKQALLPAPMASFAADLSHGFSTEAYYQFQWNGNRYPPVGSYWSVTNGFGRGAEPFTINTNNLNVTGPSAGTIANAIGGPGAAGNQDTLNAIKNGLVNGTYAGPPFNDIGLPSTTNLPAKYRPQFGVKFNYSPRSFDANFAFYYLNYTDKSPVLASLANGTVQWSYLGRRQLFGVSANFGLGPWAIGTELSYRPRDAVALSSCYGAGGPLDLNTNGVAGINCQQWADKKKFQYDINGLLALTRSEYPFLKLLGADSAALTWELTWIYYPGLKSSGVTRTIDGQTVTQVPQAGYLPWLNNGSAAGYPIGMGQGTSSSVGATIDFNWTYDGSLIPGWQVTPGVTFSTGLYGYTPTFTANYMQGAKSVNVYVLFNQNPPNWQAGINFTSFWGGHNTVGQPYADRNFVGLFVTRNF; encoded by the coding sequence ATGGAATCGGCAAGATTAGTAAGGAATGCTACGGTATCGATTGCAATGGCGGGGGCTGCGACGTCGAGCGCCTATGCGTACGATTTCACGATGGGAGGCGGGGCACTGCAGGGCTCGTTGGTGTCGAACCTGACGGCCGGCGCCGGTATTCGCACCAAAAACCCGAGTTGCTCGCTCACCGGCGACCCGAACGCCTTCGGCTGCGGCGCGGGCGCGAACACCAACCAGTGGGGCTACGCGGACAACGGTGACCTGAACTACCGCAAGGGCCAGCCGTTCAGCACCTACATCAGCGCGACCAGCGAGCTGCTGCTGAAGATGCCGAGCGAAGGGCTGAAGTTCATGGTGCGCGGCACGGGCATGTACGACTTCATGGCCAAGAACACGAACCGCACGCCGTTGTCGAGCACCGCGGCCGCGCAGGTGGTGTACAACGCGCAACTGCTCGACCTGTGGGCGCAGAAGGATTTCACGATCGGCGGGCGCAACGCGCACGTGCGGCTCGGCAACCAGGTGATCAACTGGGGCGAGAGCATGTTCGCGCAGAGCGGCATCAACGCAACCAACTCGATCGACGTGCAGAAGCTGCTGATTCCGGGCTCGCAGCTCAAGCAGGCGCTGCTGCCGGCGCCGATGGCGAGCTTCGCTGCCGACCTGTCGCACGGGTTCAGCACCGAGGCGTATTACCAGTTCCAGTGGAACGGCAATCGCTACCCGCCGGTCGGTTCGTACTGGTCGGTGACGAACGGCTTCGGCCGCGGTGCCGAGCCGTTCACGATCAACACGAACAACCTGAACGTGACCGGCCCGAGCGCGGGCACGATCGCCAACGCGATCGGCGGGCCGGGCGCCGCCGGCAACCAGGACACGCTCAACGCGATCAAGAACGGGCTCGTGAACGGCACGTACGCAGGGCCGCCGTTCAACGACATCGGCCTGCCGAGCACGACGAACCTGCCGGCGAAATACCGGCCGCAGTTCGGCGTGAAGTTCAACTACTCGCCGCGCTCGTTCGACGCGAATTTCGCGTTCTACTACCTGAACTACACGGACAAGTCGCCGGTGCTCGCGTCGCTCGCGAACGGGACCGTGCAATGGTCATATCTCGGCCGGCGGCAACTGTTCGGCGTCAGCGCGAACTTCGGGCTCGGCCCGTGGGCGATCGGCACCGAGCTGTCGTACCGGCCGCGCGACGCGGTCGCGCTGTCGAGCTGCTACGGCGCAGGCGGCCCGCTCGACCTGAACACGAACGGCGTGGCGGGCATCAACTGCCAGCAATGGGCCGACAAGAAGAAATTCCAGTACGACATCAACGGGTTGCTTGCGCTGACGCGCAGCGAATACCCGTTCCTGAAGCTGCTCGGCGCCGATTCGGCCGCGCTGACCTGGGAACTGACGTGGATCTACTACCCGGGCCTGAAATCCAGCGGCGTCACGCGCACGATCGACGGCCAGACCGTCACGCAGGTACCTCAGGCCGGCTACCTGCCGTGGCTGAACAACGGGTCGGCGGCCGGCTATCCGATCGGGATGGGCCAGGGCACCTCGAGCTCGGTGGGCGCGACGATCGACTTCAACTGGACCTACGACGGCTCGCTGATCCCCGGCTGGCAGGTCACGCCTGGCGTGACGTTCAGCACCGGCCTGTACGGCTACACGCCGACCTTCACCGCGAATTACATGCAGGGCGCGAAGTCGGTGAACGTCTACGTGCTGTTCAACCAGAACCCGCCGAACTGGCAGGCCGGCATCAACTTCACTTCGTTCTGGGGCGGCCACAACACGGTGGGCCAGCCTTACGCGGACCGCAATTTCGTCGGCTTGTTCGTCACGCGGAATTTCTGA
- a CDS encoding efflux RND transporter permease subunit, with product MLNRLVSRLERLFFGHRAIVLAAIALFTVAMAVFAVQLRMDAGFEKQMPIGHEYIRTFQQYRNDLLGANRITVVVRAKHGSIWSKQGLTRLYDVTQAVTYLPNVDRIGVRSLWTPNAFVNEVTDEGFRAEPIIPGTVTPDQLTSDIVARVRRATTLGGYVGTLVSHGEESAMITAELNERDSAGKVLDYVAFNHLLEDKIRKPFEDAGYEIQIIGFAKQIGDIADGATAVLGFCAVALLLTTLAVYWYCHSVRFTVLLVACSLTSLVWQFGTLKLLGFGLDPLAVLVPFLVFAIGVSHGVQQVNFIVREIAHGQSSFDAARHSFSGLLIPGVLALITAFVSFITLLLIPIPMVRELAITASLGVAYKIVTNLILLPVAASCFNFTKTYADNSLKRAQQRAKPLRVLARVAEPKYAGITVALTVAIFALAAWQSRDRVIGTLQPGAPELRADARFNRDATSIAGNYDMGLDWLTVAIESTGHACDNPAVGLYEDDFSAAMKTEPGVVSVQSYSAMLRAYNQGYNEDFPKMNVVPIAAENYGAVSVDVSRLKGFMSRDCGMTAVHLFLTDHKATTINRILDDVKQYRASHPFPGITVRLAAGNAGVLAATNDEVEKSELPMMLYVYAAILVLVFLAYRDWRAMLACCVPLSVATFIGYWFMKELQIGLTVATLPVMVLAVGIGVDYAFYIYNRLQVHLAGGQDIVKAVQHAMLEVGVATIFTAITLAIGVATWSFSALKFQADMGKLLAFMFIVNLVMAMTALPALASLLERWFPRRKPARAPGLFSH from the coding sequence GTGCTCAATCGTCTGGTCAGTCGCCTGGAAAGGCTTTTCTTCGGTCACCGCGCGATCGTGCTCGCGGCGATCGCGTTGTTCACCGTCGCGATGGCCGTGTTCGCCGTGCAACTGCGCATGGATGCCGGTTTCGAAAAGCAGATGCCGATCGGGCACGAGTACATCCGCACGTTCCAGCAATACCGGAACGACCTGCTCGGCGCGAACCGGATCACGGTGGTCGTGCGCGCGAAGCACGGCTCGATCTGGTCGAAGCAGGGGCTGACGCGGCTGTACGACGTCACGCAGGCCGTCACGTACCTGCCGAACGTCGACCGGATCGGCGTTCGTTCGTTGTGGACGCCGAACGCGTTCGTCAACGAAGTGACCGACGAAGGGTTTCGCGCGGAGCCGATCATTCCGGGCACGGTCACGCCCGACCAGTTGACGTCCGACATCGTGGCGCGCGTGCGCCGCGCGACGACGCTCGGCGGCTACGTCGGCACGCTCGTGTCGCACGGCGAGGAGAGCGCGATGATCACGGCCGAGCTGAACGAGCGGGACAGCGCCGGCAAGGTGCTCGACTACGTGGCGTTCAATCACCTGCTCGAAGACAAGATCCGCAAGCCGTTCGAGGATGCCGGCTACGAGATCCAGATCATCGGTTTCGCGAAGCAGATCGGCGATATCGCCGACGGCGCGACGGCCGTGCTCGGCTTCTGCGCGGTCGCGCTGCTGCTGACCACGCTCGCGGTGTACTGGTACTGCCATTCGGTGCGCTTCACGGTGCTGCTGGTCGCGTGCTCGCTCACGTCGCTCGTGTGGCAGTTCGGCACGTTGAAGCTGCTCGGCTTCGGCCTCGATCCGCTCGCGGTGCTCGTGCCGTTCCTCGTGTTCGCGATCGGCGTGTCGCATGGCGTGCAGCAGGTGAACTTCATCGTCCGCGAGATCGCGCACGGGCAGAGTTCGTTCGATGCGGCGCGCCACAGCTTCAGCGGCCTCTTGATCCCCGGCGTGCTCGCGCTGATCACCGCGTTCGTGTCGTTCATCACGCTGCTGCTGATCCCGATCCCGATGGTGCGCGAGCTGGCGATTACCGCGTCGCTCGGCGTCGCGTACAAGATCGTGACGAACCTGATCCTGCTGCCCGTCGCGGCATCGTGCTTCAACTTCACGAAAACCTATGCGGACAATTCGCTGAAGCGCGCGCAGCAGCGTGCGAAGCCGCTGCGCGTGCTCGCCCGCGTGGCGGAGCCGAAGTACGCGGGCATCACCGTCGCGCTGACGGTGGCGATCTTCGCGCTCGCCGCATGGCAAAGCCGCGATCGCGTGATCGGCACGCTGCAGCCGGGCGCGCCGGAACTGCGTGCGGACGCGCGATTCAACCGCGACGCGACGTCGATTGCCGGCAACTACGACATGGGCCTCGACTGGCTGACGGTGGCGATCGAATCGACCGGCCACGCGTGCGACAACCCGGCGGTCGGCCTGTACGAGGACGACTTTTCGGCCGCGATGAAGACCGAGCCGGGCGTCGTGTCGGTGCAATCGTACTCGGCGATGCTGCGCGCGTACAACCAGGGCTACAACGAGGATTTCCCGAAGATGAACGTTGTGCCGATCGCTGCCGAGAACTACGGCGCGGTGTCGGTCGACGTGTCGCGCTTGAAGGGCTTCATGAGCCGCGACTGCGGGATGACGGCCGTGCATCTGTTCCTGACCGATCACAAGGCGACGACGATCAACCGCATCCTCGACGACGTGAAGCAATACCGCGCGTCGCATCCGTTCCCGGGCATCACGGTGCGGCTGGCCGCGGGCAACGCGGGCGTGCTCGCCGCGACGAACGACGAAGTCGAGAAGAGCGAGCTGCCGATGATGCTCTACGTGTATGCGGCGATCCTGGTGCTCGTGTTCCTCGCCTACCGCGACTGGCGCGCGATGCTCGCGTGCTGCGTGCCGCTGTCGGTCGCGACCTTCATCGGCTACTGGTTCATGAAGGAGTTGCAGATCGGGCTGACGGTTGCGACGTTGCCGGTGATGGTGCTGGCGGTCGGCATCGGTGTCGATTACGCGTTCTACATCTACAACCGGCTGCAGGTGCATCTCGCGGGCGGGCAGGACATCGTGAAGGCCGTGCAGCACGCGATGCTCGAAGTGGGCGTGGCCACGATCTTCACCGCGATCACGCTGGCGATCGGCGTCGCGACGTGGAGCTTCTCGGCGCTCAAGTTCCAGGCCGACATGGGCAAGCTGCTCGCATTCATGTTCATCGTGAATCTGGTGATGGCGATGACCGCGCTGCCCGCGCTCGCGTCGCTGCTCGAACGCTGGTTCCCGCGCCGCAAGCCGGCCCGCGCACCAGGCCTGTTCAGCCACTGA